The following nucleotide sequence is from Aspergillus luchuensis IFO 4308 DNA, chromosome 1, nearly complete sequence.
CACTCACTCCCTGTCTCACGctcgttttctttttttccttttagTTGGTaggttttttattttattattttatttttctcgttttgaatttctttttttcctttttttcttttttccccttcttttcctatTTGGTAAATAATCCCCTGCAACTTTTATGCTGCGAATGATATTATTTGTTTCTACCCCGTAGGGTGTCGGCGGGAACAGCAAAAGAGAAGCAGAGCAGCGAAAGTTAGTAGAAGGTGTACCTGGTCACGCTTGCGCCAGAGGGACACACCACGCAGAAGTATAACTAAAGTTAGTAAGGGACTAGTGGTTAACAGTCAGTACGTAGGCCAGTCAACcgggggggagaaggaagaagaggaattgattgattgactgattgattgttgGGTCGAGAATCGGCCAGCTAAGCCCTTGGCTGCTCTGGTTCTCCTGTGCTCCTCAGGCGCGTCGGAAAAATAAGCCACCTCAAAAGGCAAGGCCCAAGCAATTCTAGCCTGACCGCCTAGAAGGGATACTGGATTCGATGGGGATTCTTTGTTTTCTACCGATCACGAGATGCCTCGTTTTTCCCCTTAGCCCTCCAAAGCCAGGCGGGAGGAGGACCGCTGGCTAGTAAAGTAGTAGCTAGTGACCGGCCTCGCTTGGCCCGTCTCTCGCCTCTCACCCTTTCGTATTGATTCGTTCACTCGGAAAATGATGGAAACTACTACAAAGTAGGCAGGATGAAACCACAACTCTTTTTCAAGGATCATTCGATCCGACCCTAAGCGGAGTCCCGTCACATACCGAAGGGATCAGGGACAGAACTGAAGGATTGATCACAGCAGAAAACCTCCCCGGAGGGAAAAGTAAACTGCCCGGCTCTGATCCGTCACCCCCGTCTTTTGCCCCATCGCTGGTGGTCCATGTGACTTGCAAAGTGTTGACGTTAGTTACCCGcttagttattattaagaacTGGGACACGCCAGCCATGACTGGACTGCAATGGGCACTGCTGGACTGGATCCAACTACCGTGTCGTACCGACTAGACGACGATTAGTGCACCGTCGTACCATAgtgtggaagggaagaactGCATACAGTAAGTAATCTGAGCGAGTcagagtcagtcagtctcaGAAGTTATGCCTTTTCAGGAAGGTGGGAATGGACGATACGACAACTATCCTCGTTCCAAGGCGAAACATCCCAGAAGCCCTGTTTGCATTGTTGTTCCAAGTCCCAAGCACCTGGATCTTGATCGCCTCGACTCTTAGAGTCTGGACTCCGtctggggagggaaaagtggACTCTTTCCTCCATTTTCTCCGTCCGGAGGCCCGGAGTTTCTCCTACCTTAAATGGCACGTATCCacttccccatccccacgCTTCAGTCCACGGTCGGCCTCTTCTCCGATCTCTATGCTTCGGCTATTTCTACAATCAACAATGCTGACGAGCACACCGTGgtgattcttcttttcagcGGAAATTGAGTTTCACGATCTATTTCAAACGCTCTAGCTGACCGAATCTATCTTCTAAGTGTTTAAGTTGACTAGTCTAGTGTATATGCTGAACCGAGGCTATACGGAGCTTTCAACGGCCCCTCCCTAACTCGAAGCGAGGTACCACGGTCACTAGTTTATCGCAACGGCCAGGATCTAGGCCGAATCTAGAACTGCGGTCTTGGGATTTCAATCGCGTCGGTGGTCCGCCCGTACGAAATGCCTCCCAGCCGACTAATAGGCTTCAGCACCTTCAGGTCGACAATGCTCTTGTCTTCGTTGATCGCATCTTCTCTCACCCAGAAACGAACACCCTCAATGATCGCCAGCACTCCGGTTATCTTGCCGGGCGTAGACCGGCTCTCGAATTCCTTGGTTTCCACCAGCTTGCCTTCAATCGCCAGGATGGACTCTTTCACACGGGCTGCCTGAACCACGGCAGAAGGTGCTTGGGTGAGCCCGGAAATTTCCCATTCGGAGACTCCGTAGGGAGCGTTGATGGCTGTCGCATTGGCAGCTTCGACGAAATGCTCCGAAATGATGTTGATCACACACTCGCCCGTCTCCGCCAGGTTCTTCAAGGTGTCTTTGGCCTTTTCTAACGAGCCAACAACTCCGACCGTGAAGAGCGGAGGGTCATGGTTGATGACATTCGAATAACTGAACGGCGCCAAGTTTGTCGTCTTTCCATCCTTGGACTTTGTGCTCATGAGCGCGATCGGACGAGGGACGATGCCCGAGATCAACAGCTTATAGTTGGAGGCAGCCGGTCGCCCTTCCTCGTAGGGATCGATCTCGACGTGGTTCTTTTTCAGGCTCTCACCGCCATCGTTGGCGCCCTCTCCCTGCTTCCAGCTGGGGTTCGGCGGCTGCGAGAAAGTGACGGGAACGTCACGCTTGAACTCGGGCCGGGAGGCTTGGAGCTTTTCGAAATCGTCTCCAACTCTGAACATGGTGGATGTTTGGCTAAACGCTCGAGAGGGGTTGTGGAGGTTTAGGCGACAAGGTGGTATCCTGCAGTTACTGCCTGATGTCAGTATGCGCAAGGGTTAACCGTGGGGTTGGCACTCCCTCCGGCGCCGATTCTCCCTGATTCGAGGCTGGTCGGCGACAGGGAAACCGCTGTACGGGTTACTTACTGAAACTTGACAGGTAGCTTGGAAGCGAAGGAAACtgtagagaagatggagcGTCGCATGAGGATGGCAAAGACACCTTTTTGTCCTGATGACATTGCGTTAGTTGGGCGCGCAGGTGTTCACTCCATCCGGGCCAGGTTGACCGATGCTTAATTCCACGACCGCAGATCACAGTTGGACGTAGATTCCACGGCCATGAGGGGCACCTCTGAGACACAAAGTGCGTGGGATTAGACCGTGACTACCGACTTCCGGGCCGATAAGGGTTTGTCAGCGCCGAAAGGACCCCGCAATGCGAAATCCTCGGCATCCACGGCCGGATTCCACTCCGTTGCCAGCTTGTAGAACATGGCTCCTGCTGGGTTATCCGTGATACAAACCAGCTTTGATAGTGCTGGACAGTGAATGAGTACATAAGTGGCTGTGTCGTGAGGCAGCCCTGCACCACCAACGAGTAGGGGAGGGATAGATCTATCACGTTGCTTATACCCCTCCTCATTCTGACAATATATTACTAGCAGTACTATTTACCATTTGAGAATCTAATACCATATCCGGCAGTTTGCATAATATTATCCAACCAACTACTGatgtactactactctgGCAAAGAACGATATAGAAGTCAGAAATCTAGTAACTgttgtgtatatatatagactacttactatcatATCGCGCTACACTTCTtcactacttagtagtagtagtaccatCTATATAGTACAATCTTCCTTGATGGACGTATACTGTGTAAACCATCTCAAATGCCAGAACAACCAGCTTGTAGAATGTAAACTAACGACATGAATATAAACAACCCCAGCAGCTATAAGATCACCACCTCCTAACCAACCAATCACCCACAAAACGAGGCAGTGCACACACTGCACTCTCAGCCTTActctcatcttcaacctcaaCTACAACATACAACCAAACCAtaacctccaccacatctaCCACACCACAGctagtactactattttGCAACCAACTCACACCcccacaacaaccccatcaccatcaccaccatcgtaAAAATGTACCCCCCCACGACCTCCTCACCCCTCGGCCATCACCATCTAACCGCCCAAATCCTCAACTACCAACTAACCCACGGCATGCACCTCAGACACATCCACCTCAAGCAACCCCAACCCTCCCACAACactaccagcagcagcagcagctacccCATTTCCACCAGCATCTTCCCCACCCCTTTCCCAAGGGCCCTATTCCACCACGCACACAACCTCCAACCCATCTACAACGAGCTCTACGCGCGTCTCTCAGACAACGAGTCCTGGCTCTACAACTCGGTAATTGCACCTCTTCTCCCTGTAGACTCCTTCGCGAGGATATTATGGGAGATCCATCTGCGGATGAAGAataaaagaggaggaggaggaggggggtacGGCTCCGATATCTCGATGGGGTTATTCCGGTCGGATTACATGCTTCATGTTCCTGGAGAATACAacgaggaagttgaagttgaagttgGGGTTAGCCTTGAAGAAAATGACAATGCGGGACTGAGGCTCAAGCAAGTCGAGTTCAACACGATCGCGTGCGCGGGAGGATGTCATGCGAAGAAAGTGGTGGATATGCATCGGTATTTGACGAGGACGGGGGTGtataatgatgatggttctTTGTCAAGTGCTGCGAACGGGGAAGGATACAGGGAGAAAAGTCCAATTACGCTATCCTCCCTGCCTACGAATGAGAATATCAAAGGCTTGGCTGATTCTCTTGCTACGGCGCATGATATATACTATGGCGGCCCGGTTAGGAGTGATCTCGCTACCAAGACTGGGGTGCTTTTCGTCGTCCAGCCGGATAACTTTAACGTTGCTGATGAGTTGCCTATTGAATATGCGCTCTGGGATAGGGAGAACCCTATCCCGACGTATAGGGTTGAGTGGGGGGATGATGTGTTGGAGAGAACTTGTCTTGGTGGGAACCGGGAGTTGCTGTTTTATCCGCATTTACAGGGTGAAGGGAGCAGGCCGGTGGAGATATCGGTTGTGTATTTGCGCGCTGGGCTCGAAGTGCATGAGTATGATGCCGTGGGGATAGAATGTCGGGTTAGGTTGGAGCAGTCGCGGGCTATCAAGTGTCCGTCGGTGCTGGGACATGTGTTGACGTTTAAGAAGGTGCAGCAGGCTCTTATGGGTCCGGGGGTGTTGGAGAGGTTTCTTGATTCGAAGGAGAAGGTATCGGCTATTAGGGATACGTTTGTGGGTATGTTCTCGATGGATGGGGATTCTGAGGAGGGGCGTTATGCGCGGGGGCTGGCGACGGATCCGGAGTCAGCGTGGAGGTATATACTGAAGCCGTCGCTCGAAGGCGGAGGGCATAATATCTACGGGGAGGATATTCCGGGGTTTCTGTTGGGGATGAGTTCTGAATCTGAGTGGGGGAGGTATgtgttgatggagaggatcaGGTCGCCGGTTGTGGGGAATGTGTTGATGTCgaggatgggggtggaggagtcggATGTGGTTTCGGAATTGGGGGTGTTTGGGTTGTGTATTtggaagaagggagagatTTTGAGGAATAAGACTGTGGGGTGGTCGTTGAAGACGAAGTttgcggatgtggatgagatgagtGTGGTTAAGGGGTTTGGGTGTTTTGATACGCCGTTGTTGGTTTGATTGCTAGTTGTGACTGCGGTATATGTTTTTGGGTAGTGTTATGTTATATAGATATCATGGATTCCAGGCGACTAAgctgatttatatatatcctcaTCACTGTTCAGTACTCGTCAGCACATCATCAATACTCAGACTACAAGCGAAAGACATACAAATGATATGAGAGGCTATCTCTTCCCTCAGCCTCTGAGTTCACCCACACACTCACGCTCATCGCACTAACTGGAAACTCTCCGTATCCCTTGGGATCAATGACAACAGTCTGATCACACCACTGCAGAATGTCCATCCATGTCTCCTTGGCGTGTCGTCGACCAACGTACATCCGCTTTCTTGATGGGCCTGCGTTGCTCATCACGCATGCGAGACCAGAGGGGTGCCGACGGTTGCCGTAGCGGACGAAACCTATTCTGTCAGTCTGCGGTAGAGGATAATGAAGCAGGTACTAACCAATGCAGTTCGGCTTGTCAAAGTAGTCTCGTTGCAGGCCATATGCGTAAAGCTTTCGAGCTCGTGCGAGGATGGGCAGCTTGCCCCTGCAGGACGGTGTCATTGGGTCTTTGACGTCAGCTTGGAGCCCGTAGAGGTCTCCGTAGAATATGCATGGTTGCCCTTGTTCACGGAGAAGAATAAGGGCGTATGCGAGGGGCTTAAAGAACGATGTTACTGGTGCCTGGCCATGTGTTAGATCTGTTAAGCCAAAATGTGCTGTTTACGTACCTCGAGAGATTGTCCTGGTTGCTTTGGACCTAAGTTAGTCGAGTGAAGTGAATGGAGACATTGCACTTACAGTGTCATGGTTTGCAACGAAAGTCTTCTAGTAGTCAGTAAGAATTCTCACCAGAATAACAATTAACTTACGACAGAATGATCTGGATACTGCTGTACTAATGTATCAGAGAAGATGTTGCGAAGATCAGCTCCTGGTGTCTGTGATATGCTTGAAAACCGCCCAACTAGAGCGGAATCAAACAGTGATAGCTTGTAGTCCATCTGCTTCAGGTATTCAACCAGTGGCCTGGTCTCGCCTTTCCAGTACTCGCCCACTATAAAATAGTCCGGCCCAGCAATAGCTCGAAGATGATCAATAAGCTCTTTTTGAAAAGTAGCCGAGTAATGCTTAACCGCATCCAGTCTCATACCGCTTAAGGGCAGTTGAGAGTTGAGCCACTCGGCCCAGTTTAGAACATCGCGTCGCACTTCTGCGTTAGAGTAGTCCAGATTGGCGAACATGAGATAGTCGTAATTTCCATTCTCATGGGCGACGTCGTTCGCCCATTCATGTCCCTGGATCTTGTAGACCCCTCTCCTTTGACGTAACTGATCCCAGTCGATACCGCTAAAGTGGTGTTTGTTGTACTTCATCGAACTATATTGGTCGCCACGTCCAGAGAAGTTGAACCCCACCCAGCCCTCTATTTCTTCTGCAGGGGCGATCTCTATATGACGCTCTAAAGCTCTCAAGTTAGTAGGTGCACCCGAGCTAATAATGGCAGAGCTGGCATACCCTGTGGGTCAACTCTGACAGCTTGAAAGCGCTCTGTGTAATCTGCCCCTGCCTTGTGATTGAGTACAGCGTCCCAGTAAATTCCTATACCAAGATCCTGGGCGGCAGCTATCAAGGACTGAAGCTCCTCCTTTGTACCCCATTTGGTAGCTCGAGACCCTTTCTGCTCGAACTCTCCCAGGTCATACAGATCATAGATGTCATAACCGTTACCAGATGGATTCATAGCTTTACACCCGGGCGGAATCCAGATGTTGTCCACCCCAATTGCCTTGAAGCTTGGTAAAGCCTGGTGAAGACGACGCCAATGACCTTGGTCGGCTGGCACGTGCCATTCAAAGGCTTGCAACATCAATGTGTTGTCGGGAGCATCCCATGATGGAAGCTGATCCAAGTGCTCAGCTTCCTCTGTTGGTGGACACACATAAGCGTGGGTTCAAATCCCAATAAGATGCAACTTGATGATTACGGAGGCTAACCTTCAATCTGCTTCCATATttgtctctccctcctcttcttagGATGGCAACATAGGAGGAAAGATAACATGGAGAAACGCAGTACTTCCTACTTCTTGAAACAGTACCAGAAAGGGTGAACAGGAAGGACAGGTATCCTATTTCGAGTGCGAAGTTGAGAGGGATTGAGTTTTGTGCTAGAGAAAATCACCTCCACTGTTATTCAGATCTTAGATGTATCAACTGTATACTGCAAAACACGTCATATTGGTGATAGCTGTCTTGTATGATCTTAAGGCATGATGGTCGATCAGAGAACAGCCACTTAAGCCTCCTGTTTTTAGTGCGTTGATACTTTAAATAGTCGATGGGGCTGGTAGTTGTGCCTGTCGGGCGCAGACCATAACTCCAGTGAGTTCTCCTATATTTTCTAGAGCGTTCCTTGCAGATTCCACCTCGTACACTGGTCTATGTAACGCATCAATCGCGTCGCAACGCTAGACCACAATTCCGAGGATAGAATGTTGATGCCTGAGGGGATGAATGCGCACAAAATTGTTATGAACCGAGCAAGAAGTTCTCCGTCGGCTTACCGTTGACCGAAAGGGAGAAAGTGCACCAATCAGTGGGCAGCACGGCTTGGCGGCCATGGCAGGTTTCGTCacttgaggatgaggatggaatGGTTATTTGCCGAACCAGACCCTTCTCTTAACTTTGTCGTGAGGTTTCGGAAGAGGCGAAAGGGGTATATTCGACGGTTTCAGTTTGCCGCAGAAACCATGGTCAGAGAAGGGAAAATGTTTCTTGTTGATGCGAATTTTCACATATTgtatgcctgaggctgcCGTTGTCGCAATACCTGGCTTATTATTGTCTTAGACCTCGGTAAATTAAGTCGCGAGAGATCAAACAGTAATGAGAAGATGATAGGTGTTTGAGTTCAAGAGCACATCGTAGCAAGTCATTTTCTAGGATACTCTACTATAGAAATTCCCGTTATAGTTCAGAAGATTATTGCCATTTCCCCGTCTAACCTGGCCTGCACCTGACCTAAGTCACCCTACTGAAGACCCTGCCCGGAAGAACCGGAGTTAAGGGTGGAACACCGCAGGTGACCGATCTTCAACAGCACAGCAAACACAAAAAAACAATTCGATGCTATGACGGAGGGAGGGATTGATCCTCTCTGGCTGTCAATCAGATGGGGACTATAACGCTGGTGCTCAATGACGGGGTTATTGTTCGCTCGTTCATTTGTTGGTTGACCGGGCGATCGGATTTAAAGGCTTTGTGGCAAGGCACGCATTGGCCGCGAAAAGTTTTCGGGTTCGGGTGCCGCTAGTGCCAAAGCAGCCCGCCGGCCATCCCTTTCaaatcctcttccttccggGTCTccattttcttccctctctttcccaaaCTCTGCAAAGCTTCAATTGCTtcgctctcctctcctcttccctctcttctccacactcctctcttccctttttctgttcttcttttcataTACCCCCATACACACAAAATGGCTGCCAACGCTAAGGTGGAGGCGCCTGCCGCCGCCCCTGCTCCCCAGCTCTCCGGCCTCCAGCTGTACTCCAGATTCGCCTTCGCTGGTGCTGTCTGCTGCTCCGTCACTCACGGTGCTCTCACCCCTGTCGATGTGTAAGTCGGATCATGTCGCCGTTTGTCGATTTGTCGATTTGTCGCTTTCGATCGCGCCTTGTTCCGACCGAGTGTGCGACTCGATTGTTGTTCCATCTCGACGACCTTTTCCCAGAAGCCCGTTGCTGACGTGCTCTTCTTTCGTCCTCTGCAGCGTCAAGACCAGAATCCAGCTTGACCCCGTCACCTACAACCGTGGTATGATCGGCGGTTTCCGTCAGGTCATTGCCAACGAGGGTGCTGGCGCTCTCCTCACTGGTCTCGGCCCTACCGCCGCCGGTTACTTCCTCCAGGGTGCTTTCAAGTTCGGTGGTTACGAGTTCTTCAAGCAGCAGTGGATCAACCAGCTCGGTCTCGAGACTGCCTCCAACAACCGCACCGCTGTCTACCTTGCTTCCTCCGCTGCCGCTGAGTTCTTCGCTGATATCGCTCTCTGCCCTCTTGAGGCCACCCGTATCCGTCTCGTCTCCCAGCCCACTTTCGCTACCGGTCTCGTCAGCGGTTTCGGTAAGATCCTCAAGAACGAGGGTGTCGGTGCTTTCTACTCTGGTTTCGGTCCTATCCTCTTCAAGCAGTAAGTTCCCTTGATGCAGCAGAAATGTCAAGTCATACGCTAAAAATCTCTCAGGGTTCCCTACACCATGGCCAAGTTCGTCGTTTTCgagaaggctgctgaggctatCTACGGTATGGTCGACAAGAACACCGCCAGCGATGGTACCAAGACTGCTATCAACCTTGGCTCCGGTCTCATTGCTGGTTTCGCTGCTGCCCTTGTCTCCCAGCCCGCCGACACCATGCTCTCCAAGATCAACAAGACCCCTGGTGAGCCCGGTGAGGGTACCGTCTCCCGTCTGATCAAGATCGGTAAGGAGCTCGGCTTCCGTGGCTCCTACGCCGGTATCGGTGCTCGTCTGTTCATGGTTGGTACCTTGACTGCTGGTCAGTTCGCCATCTACGGTGACATCAAGCGTGTCCTCGGTGCCaccggtggtgttgagatcTCCAAATAGATGGGGAAGTGATGAAGGAATTTTTTTTGGTGTATTATAATGCTCACTAGACCTGCGTTGCGTAAACAGTGTTTTCAATAGATTTTTCTGGTAAAAAGAGAAGTCTGGAGATTGCAAATGGAATAGAGCAACATCTGATATCTGTGTCTGTATATGAAAAAGTCAAAAAGTGAACCTTCACACTGAGTATGCCAGTTCTTTTGAAGAGTTGTTATTCTCTCTTCCCGTAAGCCTGTGACTACATGTATACAATAGAATATCCTCAAGAGGGTGCAGCAACTCAGCTAGCAAACATAACCCATTGCACCACTCGACATACTATCCATATATTATAGTCCACTGACacattatctttatattattattattatcacgCAGTAgaccacaacaccaacaactcAACCAAtcaacctccacccccaaaacaAAAACACAGTCAATACCAATTACACCcacctcccactcccactcccactcccactcccatgCTCACTTCCATTCCCACTCCCATCAACCCTCAAGTCCGGCGTAAACGTATCCCACCTCTTCCCAGGATTAATCCTCTCCGGCGCACTAACGCGAAACGTCTTCTGCACGACCCTCGGACTAGGCCCCCGTCTAGGACTCCTCGAATTCTTCTGATCCAGCaattgctgcagctgctgccgttgcatttcctcctctgttagtggtagtagttgatTATTCTTgccctttttcttattatttcgTTGGCAGCCTCTATtatcaccagcagcagcagcagcagtggtggtagtagtgaaGATGCACGTTTCACCTGCGTAAATGGATAATGCGCCCAGAGCATACAGGAATGCGAAGACGCTGGGTAGCACGAGGCTGGCTGTTTGCACCGGGGATAATGGGCCGGGCGATTGGGTTGGATTGCGGcagaggatgttgaggaggatgttgaggagggagaggagggatgttgttgtgtttGGTCTTGGGGTTTTGAGGTTTTATGTTAGttgaatgattgattgattgattgattggttggggatgtaggagggtggaggggaatgtGTATACATGTATATagagtggaggaggtatTGGCGTTCGTGTCTTTGGAAGAAGATTAGCATGAGGGTTATTGTGTAGCCGATTGCGATTAGGACTGATGCGGCGATtatggtggttgttgggtcggtggatggtgttgttgtgttttCATTGTTGGGGTTAttgttggtggaggaggaggtggtggttgtggtgaatGCTAGGGGGAGGACTAGGAAGCTATTATTTTTTGGAATGGATGGGTTAGGTTGGAGGTGTATTGAACATCGAAGATAGGGTTGGTTGCGTTACCCTGCTAGCACGAGGTAGGAGGAACTTGAGGCTAGGAATCGCCAGAATGTGCTGATTGTTTCTTGGTCGGTTTGGTCTTGTTGTAATTGTAGCTGTAGATGTGGCTGCGGTGATGGTTGGGGTGATGGCTGCTGAGATAGACTGTAGTAATGTGGTGAGAGAGTTGGAGTGGAATCCCAGCCATATGTGCTCATTGATGCCGTGGAAGCGACGGTATATGCCATAGTTGCAAAAAGGTCGCGCTCACGACTGATGCTGTGGGTTCTCTGACATGGGGGTAGGAGAAAGGATGCCTAGTAGATCATGATTGAGTGTGGAATAGTACTAGAAAGGCAGCTAATTCACTGGAATCGGAGGGTAAAGTAGTAGCAGAACACACAGCCTGCAGCAGACAGTGGAGTGAGGAATGCGACAGCTGCATATTAAAGGTGTTTTGGTGATAAGCAAGGATGGACAAACCCTCGACGACGGACTCTAGACTAAACAACTGAAAACTactaagaaaaaaaacccaGCCAGAAAAAATAAAGGAGGACAAATATAGAACGGGTGCTCATGCATCAGCCTGCAACCACCATCACGATTGAACACACGCCGGTGGCTGATGGACTGCAGGTTTTGGAGTGATTGGACGAATGGCGTGAGGCCGTGGATCATTGCGCTTGTTTAGTAGCGTCCGCCCTCATTTCCTGCCACGGAGCAGTTCCCTCACGGCGATCATTCTCTCCGTTTTGGCTGACGGTGCTCAGCCACAGATAACATGCAGGCTGGACATTCCTCGTGTGCGGGGAAGATCTATAGTTATGTGTGAATCCACAGTCAACTCTGGTTGATCTGACTTCTTCCCATGCTGTGTTTCCTTTCGTTATTCTGCCCTGAAAATGGCAGCTGGTCATGGTGTGAAATGAGACCGGCTAGGGCGTGACTTGGCGCGTATGACTATCCTCTAGCAGCAGTCGTCTCGCTCCACAAACTAGTCAATTAGATCAGAGAAGAAATTATCCAGTGGATAGTCAGGCAAGACGGAGGAAAGGACAGTCCGAGCCATGACCACCGCTTTGATGGCCGAAATAGGAGATTGCAGACCGACcctgatggagagggagggaataAGGGATGGATAGGGCCATTCCCCAGTTCCATCGACGGATGGTAGCCGTGCGGGGATCCGCTTAACAGTCAGTGAGTCAGTCAGCCCAGCAGCTTACATGCCTCTGAGAAGCTGCATCTGAAGCACTGTGAAACATTCCTGCAGCAGGTGTGCCTGCAGTAAGCTTGGGGGCGTTGATTCACCCCAGGTCGGGTTGTTGCCCGAGCCCGGCGGGAAGAAAAGCACAGGCCTTCAAGGCTTGAGATAAGCCCGCGGGATCACAGTCAGTGCCATTTTCGCGACGGCTGATCATGTTGATCTCGCGGGTTGGTGGATTTGTGAGTAGACAAGTTGCCAGTTAGAAATTATGATCGCAGTGAATTCGGC
It contains:
- a CDS encoding uncharacterized protein (COG:S;~EggNog:ENOG410Q2JW;~TransMembrane:4 (i70-91o111-132i144-163o183-202i)) gives rise to the protein MAYTVASTASMSTYGWDSTPTLSPHYYSLSQQPSPQPSPQPHLQLQLQQDQTDQETISTFWRFLASSSSYLVLAGFLVLPLAFTTTTTSSSTNNNPNNENTTTPSTDPTTTIIAASVLIAIGYTITLMLIFFQRHERQYLLHSIYIPNTTTSLLSLLNILLNILCRNPTQSPGPLSPVQTASLVLPSVFAFLYALGALSIYAGETCIFTTTTTAAAAAGDNRGCQRNNKKKGKNNQLLPLTEEEMQRQQLQQLLDQKNSRSPRRGPSPRVVQKTFRVSAPERINPGKRWDTFTPDLRVDGSGNGSEHGSGSGSGSGRWV